One Fuerstiella marisgermanici DNA window includes the following coding sequences:
- a CDS encoding Gfo/Idh/MocA family protein, producing the protein MTDSSRRTFLQTTSLAIAASTASAGSTAPPSERVRVGIMGAGGRALSLINSFSSNKSVEVVAIADIDPTRLPRGLAQAAKNQGTTPRGESDFRKLIDDSSIDAIVIGTPDHWHAIPTILACQAGKDVYVEKPDGHNIVEGMRMVEAMRKNKRIVQMGSQHRSTERLQSAIAYAKSGRLGRCTVAKAWESTKQGPVPAVADSQPPTGVDYDMWTGAAPMRPFNSNRFHGRWRWFYDYGTGDLGNDGVHRLDMAVAVFNAACEAQGDQPLGMPNRISAHGGKWYFDDAQEFPDTLQANYEFGSDLATKLLTYEMRIWAPYHYLEMSEGAAVFGDQGYIVIGNSNWKAYGRRDEVLAEGKGGSHEAPHVQDFVECIKTRSKPLCDLETVGHPASVLCHAGNIAARVGRTLAFDAKTESFPGDDEANALRTRPEYRKPWVLPEV; encoded by the coding sequence ATGACAGATTCTTCTCGCCGAACATTTCTGCAGACGACTTCTTTGGCAATCGCAGCCAGCACAGCATCGGCGGGCTCAACTGCTCCGCCAAGCGAGCGTGTTCGAGTTGGCATCATGGGCGCTGGAGGCCGCGCTTTGTCGCTGATCAATTCGTTTTCGTCGAACAAATCGGTCGAAGTTGTGGCGATCGCTGACATCGACCCAACTCGACTACCCCGCGGCCTCGCTCAGGCGGCGAAGAATCAGGGAACAACTCCTCGCGGTGAAAGCGACTTCCGAAAACTCATCGACGACTCGTCGATTGATGCGATCGTTATTGGAACACCCGATCACTGGCACGCAATTCCCACAATTCTGGCGTGCCAGGCGGGCAAGGATGTTTATGTCGAGAAGCCTGATGGACACAACATCGTCGAAGGCATGCGCATGGTTGAGGCGATGCGGAAGAACAAACGGATCGTGCAAATGGGATCACAGCATCGATCGACAGAACGACTGCAGTCGGCAATTGCATACGCTAAGAGCGGCCGTCTGGGTCGGTGCACAGTTGCGAAGGCTTGGGAGAGCACAAAGCAGGGGCCAGTGCCCGCTGTCGCCGACAGTCAACCGCCGACAGGTGTGGATTACGACATGTGGACTGGTGCTGCGCCGATGCGTCCGTTTAACTCAAACCGCTTCCACGGGCGCTGGCGATGGTTCTACGATTACGGAACGGGCGACCTGGGCAATGACGGTGTGCATCGCCTCGACATGGCGGTCGCCGTTTTCAACGCAGCTTGCGAAGCTCAGGGAGATCAACCGCTTGGCATGCCGAACCGAATTTCCGCTCATGGTGGGAAATGGTACTTCGACGATGCTCAGGAATTCCCCGACACCTTGCAGGCTAACTACGAATTCGGCAGTGACTTGGCCACAAAGCTCCTGACCTATGAAATGCGCATCTGGGCACCCTATCACTATCTCGAAATGTCCGAAGGCGCCGCAGTTTTCGGAGACCAGGGCTACATCGTGATTGGTAACTCAAACTGGAAGGCCTACGGACGCCGGGACGAAGTACTGGCTGAGGGCAAAGGCGGCAGTCACGAAGCGCCGCACGTCCAGGACTTCGTGGAATGCATCAAGACGCGATCAAAGCCCCTCTGCGATTTGGAAACTGTCGGCCATCCGGCGTCCGTGTTATGTCATGCCGGCAATATCGCGGCGCGAGTCGGCCGAACATTGGCATTCGACGCGAAAACTGAATCCTTCCCCGGTGACGATGAAGCCAACGCTTTGCGAACGCGTCCGGAATATCGGAAGCCGTGGGTATTGCCGGAGGTTTAG
- a CDS encoding SMP-30/gluconolactonase/LRE family protein, translating into MPRNQHYSRRQFLYGTGAAVMLSGHCGFAIAKPPDYSGLETDRYLGSVEVLARVQAEKVFTEGPAVDAAGNVLFTNVPASEILKWDPRARKLSVYRDNTNETNGLYFAPNGSLLACEGGAARVTRTDARSGKIEVLADGFNGKPFAKPNDLCMDGRGRIYFTSRSDTQDPAGENVKAVYRIAPDGAVTQILAFPEVHMPNGIVTSPDNKKLYVIEAHPDANHHRDIRVYDLNQDGSVSNGRVLIDFYPGRSGDGMCIDANGNLYVAAGLHKTRNTSETLDTKPGIHVISPDGKLLAFRQTPEDTITNCTFGGPDLKSLYVTCGTLLLRIPTEIPGKPTYRPER; encoded by the coding sequence ATGCCACGTAACCAACACTACTCGCGGCGTCAGTTTTTATACGGTACGGGCGCTGCGGTCATGCTGAGTGGGCATTGCGGTTTCGCAATCGCGAAGCCACCCGACTACTCCGGGCTGGAAACAGATCGATACCTTGGTTCTGTAGAAGTGCTGGCCAGGGTGCAGGCCGAAAAGGTGTTCACGGAAGGCCCCGCCGTGGATGCGGCCGGGAATGTGCTGTTCACGAACGTGCCAGCCAGCGAGATCCTCAAGTGGGATCCTCGCGCAAGAAAACTTTCCGTCTACCGTGATAACACCAACGAAACCAACGGGCTGTACTTTGCTCCCAACGGCAGCCTGCTGGCGTGCGAAGGCGGAGCTGCTCGGGTTACACGAACTGACGCGAGGTCCGGGAAGATTGAGGTGCTGGCCGACGGGTTCAACGGCAAACCCTTCGCAAAACCTAACGATCTTTGCATGGATGGCCGAGGCCGCATCTACTTCACTTCACGTTCTGACACGCAGGATCCTGCAGGCGAAAACGTGAAGGCTGTTTATCGCATCGCCCCGGACGGCGCAGTCACTCAAATCCTGGCCTTCCCTGAAGTGCACATGCCCAACGGCATCGTGACTTCTCCTGACAACAAAAAGCTCTACGTAATTGAAGCTCACCCTGATGCTAATCACCACCGCGACATTCGCGTTTACGATCTGAACCAGGACGGAAGTGTGTCGAACGGGCGAGTGTTAATCGATTTTTATCCGGGCCGCAGTGGCGATGGAATGTGCATTGATGCAAACGGCAATCTGTACGTTGCTGCAGGGCTGCACAAGACACGGAACACCAGTGAGACGCTGGACACCAAGCCCGGGATCCACGTGATCTCACCAGACGGAAAGTTACTTGCATTTCGCCAGACACCGGAAGATACGATCACGAACTGTACATTTGGCGGCCCGGACCTGAAGTCGCTGTATGTGACCTGCGGAACATTACTGCTTCGCATCCCAACTGAAATTCCAGGCAAGCCGACCTATCGGCCAGAACGATAG
- a CDS encoding Gfo/Idh/MocA family protein gives MAKTWRVGIIGSTARGNYGHGVDVAFTKIPDVTIVAVADHDDAGRVQAQKRVGAANAYSDYRKMLATKQLDIVAICPRWMDQHHDMIMAAAEAGCHIYMEKPFCPTLKECDEAVRALEMRHLKLGIAHVTQYSPVLDTVLSIIKHGEIGEVLELRGRGKEDRRGGGEDLWVLGSHVMGMMRSIAGGNASSCIATVFNKQAPVTKANVVEGAEGIGLLAGDHLRAQYSFPNGVSGYFASKRGAGGSPTRFGLQVMGSRGIIELQSGYLKPAFILQDSSWSPGRTGKTWKTITSAGIDKAEPRTDGTYEGGHIAAIRDLTDSVEGQRDTRCSAEDSRAIVEMIAAVFESHRIGAEVELPLKTRGNPLSLLT, from the coding sequence ATGGCGAAGACATGGCGAGTCGGAATCATTGGCAGCACAGCGCGCGGTAATTACGGCCATGGCGTCGATGTTGCTTTCACAAAAATCCCGGACGTGACGATTGTCGCCGTTGCCGACCACGACGATGCCGGTCGCGTCCAGGCTCAAAAACGAGTCGGCGCAGCCAATGCATATTCAGACTACAGAAAGATGCTTGCCACAAAGCAGCTGGACATCGTTGCAATCTGCCCGCGATGGATGGACCAGCATCATGACATGATCATGGCAGCGGCTGAGGCGGGGTGCCACATCTACATGGAGAAGCCGTTCTGCCCGACGCTGAAAGAATGCGACGAAGCGGTCCGTGCTCTCGAAATGAGGCACTTGAAACTCGGCATCGCCCACGTCACTCAGTATTCGCCCGTTCTTGACACCGTATTGTCGATTATCAAACACGGTGAGATCGGCGAAGTGCTCGAACTGCGTGGTCGTGGCAAAGAAGATCGGCGCGGCGGCGGAGAAGACCTGTGGGTGCTGGGATCTCACGTAATGGGCATGATGAGAAGTATCGCAGGCGGAAATGCTTCGTCCTGCATAGCAACCGTGTTCAACAAGCAGGCGCCTGTGACCAAAGCAAACGTGGTTGAAGGGGCCGAGGGCATCGGCCTGCTGGCGGGAGATCATCTGCGGGCACAATACTCTTTTCCAAACGGTGTCTCTGGATACTTCGCCTCCAAACGTGGTGCCGGAGGCAGCCCGACTCGTTTTGGACTGCAGGTGATGGGTTCGCGAGGCATTATTGAACTGCAAAGCGGCTACCTAAAGCCCGCGTTCATTTTGCAGGACAGTAGCTGGTCTCCGGGACGCACCGGAAAAACATGGAAGACGATTACTTCTGCCGGGATTGATAAAGCAGAACCCCGCACAGACGGAACGTACGAGGGAGGTCATATCGCAGCCATTCGAGATCTGACCGACAGTGTGGAAGGGCAACGAGACACTCGATGTTCGGCCGAGGACAGCAGAGCCATCGTGGAAATGATCGCAGCGGTCTTCGAATCACACCGCATTGGCGCCGAAGTGGAACTGCCACTTAAGACGCGAGGTAACCCATTGTCCCTGCTAACCTGA
- a CDS encoding HpcH/HpaI aldolase family protein — protein MSAKILKDKLIKGDTVYGTLIQHAVTPSIVDFFPDGALDFVIVTAEHNALELADFLPLRYALNAKGIACLARTHSREPDDVAKVCDSFDGAVVPYVEDYEHAKRLAAAAVYRPLKGKALEQVLSGGAWPSDATEKYVQTKCADTVFIPMIESVEGVNNLNQICSIPGVHAVFVGPNDLTVNMGIPNKYDHPDLIAILQKIIDEANRQHVAAGCWFGTPEQTLRTQRQGARLIVYANESLIMRNAMAEAFKAFRKG, from the coding sequence ATGAGCGCGAAAATACTCAAAGACAAGCTGATCAAGGGCGACACGGTTTACGGAACACTGATTCAGCACGCTGTCACGCCGTCCATCGTCGACTTCTTTCCGGACGGAGCCCTCGACTTCGTGATCGTGACAGCAGAACACAACGCGCTTGAACTGGCGGACTTTCTGCCGCTGCGTTATGCGTTAAACGCAAAAGGCATTGCCTGTCTTGCACGCACTCACAGTCGAGAGCCGGACGACGTGGCCAAAGTCTGCGATAGCTTCGACGGTGCCGTGGTTCCTTATGTAGAAGACTATGAACACGCAAAACGTCTGGCAGCCGCTGCCGTCTACCGCCCCCTCAAAGGCAAAGCACTCGAACAGGTTCTGTCCGGAGGTGCATGGCCGAGTGACGCCACTGAAAAATATGTCCAGACAAAATGTGCCGACACAGTGTTCATTCCGATGATCGAATCTGTTGAGGGTGTTAACAATCTTAACCAGATCTGTTCGATACCGGGCGTCCACGCGGTGTTTGTCGGGCCGAACGACTTGACAGTGAATATGGGAATTCCCAATAAGTACGACCACCCCGATCTGATCGCCATTCTGCAGAAGATTATCGACGAAGCTAATCGTCAACACGTAGCTGCGGGTTGTTGGTTTGGCACACCAGAACAAACTCTGCGAACACAACGCCAGGGAGCTCGCCTGATCGTGTATGCAAACGAATCCCTGATCATGCGCAACGCCATGGCAGAAGCGTTCAAGGCCTTCCGAAAAGGCTGA